One window from the genome of Bacteroidales bacterium encodes:
- the rfbD gene encoding dTDP-4-dehydrorhamnose reductase, with protein sequence MMNILVTGSNGQLGSELNELAQDYPDFGFFFTDVDELDITDKVAVEKFVVNHNIHCIVNTAGYTAVDKAESEPDKAMLLNATSVGYLAQIAKKYDASLVHISTDYVFGGHYHKPLNEDQQPEPNSVYSRSKYNGEQEILKNGGKAVVVRTSWLYSQFGNNFVKTMIRLGKERDSLNVVFDQVGTPTYAGDLAKTILELIPRWVNLKKTEIFHYSNEGVASWYDFALAVHRIAGIHCKVNPIETKNYPLPAARPYYSVMNKEKIKKQFGITIPHWRDSLAICIAKILQ encoded by the coding sequence ATGATGAACATCCTAGTTACCGGAAGTAACGGACAGTTGGGCAGTGAACTGAATGAACTGGCGCAGGATTATCCTGATTTCGGGTTTTTCTTTACCGATGTGGATGAACTGGACATCACCGATAAAGTTGCGGTTGAAAAGTTTGTCGTAAACCACAACATTCACTGCATAGTGAATACAGCCGGCTACACTGCAGTGGATAAGGCAGAATCTGAGCCTGACAAAGCCATGCTGCTCAATGCTACATCCGTGGGATACCTGGCTCAAATCGCAAAAAAATATGATGCATCATTGGTGCATATTTCAACCGATTATGTGTTTGGTGGTCATTATCACAAGCCTTTGAACGAAGACCAGCAACCTGAACCCAATTCGGTTTATTCCCGGTCAAAATATAACGGTGAGCAGGAGATTCTTAAAAATGGAGGGAAGGCAGTTGTTGTTCGAACGTCTTGGCTTTATTCACAATTCGGAAATAATTTTGTTAAAACAATGATCCGGCTTGGCAAAGAGCGGGATTCGCTAAATGTAGTTTTCGACCAGGTGGGAACCCCAACTTATGCAGGGGACCTGGCAAAAACCATCCTTGAACTCATCCCTCGCTGGGTTAATCTTAAGAAAACTGAAATCTTTCACTATTCCAACGAAGGGGTGGCCAGCTGGTACGATTTTGCATTGGCCGTTCACCGGATTGCAGGTATTCACTGCAAAGTGAACCCAATCGAGACAAAAAACTATCCGTTACCTGCTGCCCGTCCCTATTACAGTGTGATGAACAAGGAGAAGATTAAAAAGCAGTTTGGAATCACCATTCCCCACTGGAGGGACAGTTTAGCTATCTGCATTGCCAAAATTTTACAATGA
- a CDS encoding RES family NAD+ phosphorylase has protein sequence MIVYRLSKSKHAGDLSGKGAEMAGGRWNRKGTAMLYTSQTRALCTAEMAVHTPLGIMPEDYALIIIEIPEDSMMIISYPDLPDEWKSFPHSGLTRQIGDHFVKKNEFLVLKVPSAVVQGEYNFLINTKHPGISRVKILQVEPFEFDRRLFRS, from the coding sequence ATGATAGTCTATCGCCTATCTAAATCAAAACACGCCGGCGACCTGTCGGGTAAAGGTGCTGAAATGGCGGGAGGCAGATGGAACAGAAAAGGGACTGCAATGCTTTATACCAGCCAAACCCGCGCTTTATGCACTGCTGAAATGGCAGTTCATACTCCTTTGGGAATCATGCCGGAGGATTATGCCTTGATTATTATCGAAATTCCTGAAGATTCGATGATGATTATTTCCTATCCTGATTTACCAGATGAATGGAAATCATTTCCTCACAGCGGGTTAACCCGGCAAATTGGAGACCACTTTGTAAAAAAGAATGAATTCCTGGTTTTAAAAGTTCCATCTGCGGTGGTGCAGGGCGAGTATAATTTTCTAATCAACACAAAACACCCTGGAATTAGTCGTGTTAAGATACTTCAGGTTGAACCATTTGAATTTGACAGGCGGTTATTCAGGTCATAA
- a CDS encoding DUF2384 domain-containing protein: MHGDTSFQLLEDNDTSKLINIVRQGVDMEFFDAIASVSPFSLSEWSVLLHLSERTMLRIRKENRSFDPVQSEKILQIALLYKKGIDVFGNKVKFDNWLETENLALGQAKPKDLLDNVFGISLLNDELLRIEHGILA, encoded by the coding sequence ATGCATGGAGATACTTCATTCCAGCTATTGGAAGACAATGATACTTCAAAACTGATCAACATTGTGCGGCAGGGTGTTGATATGGAATTTTTTGACGCAATTGCCAGCGTTAGTCCCTTTAGCCTTTCAGAATGGTCAGTTCTTCTGCACCTTTCGGAAAGGACGATGCTGCGCATACGAAAGGAAAACCGTTCCTTCGATCCGGTTCAGTCAGAAAAAATTCTTCAAATTGCACTGCTATACAAAAAAGGAATTGACGTATTTGGCAACAAGGTGAAATTTGATAATTGGCTCGAAACAGAAAACCTTGCGCTTGGTCAGGCAAAACCAAAAGATTTACTGGACAATGTCTTTGGGATCAGTTTACTGAATGATGAATTGCTAAGAATAGAACATGGCATACTCGCATGA
- a CDS encoding O-antigen ligase family protein produces MTKQLAKVKKILHDRPVVIIFLLLSIAGLPFVYVTRALDPVLAPGTLLISIILFLFLTVLMFKSWKRPFQFDFAIHPFFLIYLGYVAFSGVSLLVSVNLGEGLWDWLRTAQYFIFFIIAVLIFKESSIIHLTIPKMVLIYSTTILITGIYQLVVLLQNSPLDHQSSYLITSVLAHRNLFAEMLFLTIPFLLMGVYFHRTWWRYGFLALTFLSLLMITLLLVRSVWLATVAATVVSGLMLIFFRKSLEITFSKITSLIIYLAVALMIVVAATGLYSRLSTFETFRKQADVIGSYKFGSALERVVLWEKSLEMFSERPLTGVGAGSWKILLPKYGTEGLRSAEGVIIFQRPHNDFVWVLAENGIFAFLFYFALLVLAFMFSIRIIRKSTQLNEKYVGLFLLFFVTGYVIIASLSFPKERPDQSVFLHLTFAFLFVKNELILKTSKQFSKSIITFSFLIFIGLLLFTFYVGLIRLKSEIHTKKAFEHRANSNWQMMIDEIEVADTYFSKLDPTATPLRWYSGLGWYNLGEKDKALADFQDAYQSNPFHMHVLNNLATFYGIKNENELAIHFYKKAVQISPTFAEAAMNLAVIYLLTGQPDSAYLVLRVTENAQTHPNYRTLVTQITNQRIEALKETVDDRVMSLALTRIRNSDDWMVKVFEQAIHDHNELDRQLIIEVVYLLEKVDKSINQYEAELYRQKYL; encoded by the coding sequence ATGACCAAACAACTGGCTAAGGTGAAAAAAATCCTGCACGACAGACCCGTTGTCATCATCTTTTTACTCCTGTCAATCGCTGGATTGCCTTTCGTTTACGTAACCAGGGCACTTGACCCGGTGCTGGCGCCAGGAACATTGTTAATCTCCATAATCTTGTTTCTGTTCCTGACAGTTCTGATGTTTAAAAGCTGGAAAAGACCTTTCCAATTTGACTTTGCAATACATCCATTTTTCCTTATTTATCTTGGGTATGTAGCATTTTCGGGAGTTTCGCTCCTCGTATCCGTAAATTTGGGTGAAGGCCTCTGGGATTGGCTGCGCACGGCTCAGTATTTCATTTTTTTCATCATCGCTGTTCTGATATTTAAGGAAAGCAGCATTATCCACCTGACGATTCCCAAAATGGTATTGATTTACTCAACAACTATCCTGATAACCGGCATTTATCAACTGGTTGTTTTATTACAAAATTCTCCACTCGATCATCAATCCTCTTACCTTATCACCAGCGTCTTAGCCCATCGAAACCTCTTTGCTGAAATGCTGTTTCTGACCATTCCTTTTTTGCTGATGGGTGTTTACTTTCACCGTACCTGGTGGCGGTATGGTTTTCTGGCACTCACGTTCCTTTCACTCCTGATGATTACCCTTTTACTCGTTCGTTCAGTTTGGCTTGCAACTGTCGCAGCAACTGTCGTTTCGGGTTTGATGTTGATTTTTTTCAGGAAATCACTTGAGATTACCTTCTCAAAGATCACTTCATTAATTATTTACCTTGCTGTTGCACTGATGATTGTGGTGGCTGCGACCGGGCTTTATTCACGCCTGAGCACCTTTGAAACCTTCCGTAAACAGGCTGATGTAATCGGGAGTTACAAATTTGGTTCGGCGCTCGAACGGGTGGTTCTATGGGAAAAATCGCTGGAGATGTTCAGTGAAAGACCATTGACAGGCGTGGGCGCCGGCAGTTGGAAGATACTCCTCCCAAAATATGGAACTGAAGGATTGCGCTCGGCTGAAGGGGTGATCATTTTTCAAAGGCCGCACAATGATTTTGTTTGGGTACTGGCCGAAAACGGAATTTTTGCCTTCCTGTTTTATTTTGCCCTGTTGGTCCTTGCGTTCATGTTTTCGATAAGAATCATCAGAAAATCAACACAGTTAAACGAGAAATATGTTGGTCTTTTCTTGCTGTTCTTTGTAACCGGATATGTCATCATTGCTTCCCTGAGTTTTCCAAAAGAGCGTCCCGATCAGTCAGTTTTTCTACATCTCACTTTTGCTTTTCTTTTCGTTAAAAATGAATTGATTCTCAAGACTTCGAAACAATTTTCCAAATCCATAATTACCTTTTCTTTTCTGATTTTCATTGGATTGCTCCTGTTCACGTTTTATGTCGGACTGATCAGACTCAAAAGTGAAATCCATACTAAAAAAGCCTTTGAACACCGCGCTAACAGCAACTGGCAAATGATGATTGATGAGATTGAAGTGGCCGATACTTACTTTTCAAAACTCGATCCGACGGCAACGCCATTGCGCTGGTACAGCGGGCTTGGCTGGTACAACCTGGGGGAAAAAGATAAAGCGCTGGCTGATTTTCAGGATGCCTACCAGTCAAATCCCTTTCACATGCATGTGCTGAACAATCTTGCCACCTTCTATGGGATAAAAAATGAAAACGAGCTAGCAATACATTTCTACAAAAAGGCTGTTCAGATTTCTCCCACATTTGCGGAGGCAGCAATGAACCTCGCTGTCATCTATTTATTAACTGGCCAGCCAGATTCAGCTTATCTTGTGCTAAGGGTAACTGAAAATGCTCAAACACATCCGAACTACCGTACCCTCGTCACACAAATTACCAATCAACGCATTGAAGCCCTGAAAGAAACCGTTGACGATCGTGTAATGAGCCTCGCCCTTACCCGGATCAGAAATTCTGATGACTGGATGGTTAAAGTATTTGAACAGGCCATCCACGATCATAATGAGCTGGACCGTCAGCTGATCATCGAAGTCGTTTATTTGTTGGAGAAAGTGGATAAAAGCATCAATCAGTATGAGGCTGAACTTTACCGACAAAAATACCTCTGA
- the gatE gene encoding Glu-tRNA(Gln) amidotransferase subunit GatE: MTKKFDPRKNYESTKKKIGYVTRREATQKDYDRIGFMSGLEVHQQLLTRRKLFCNCPAGVYHESDDFDAELIRHMRPTLSELGEYDGTALMEFRTKKEIIYRVKNETTCTYEVDDTPPFPLNREALEIAIEISLLSKLNIVGEVHITRKQYLDGSIPTGFQRTAIIGVEGEIPLKHKKVRLIQLSIEEDACREISDVGHVRTYKTDRLGMPLIETVTYPDCVNPDEVKEACDYIRFLNRSTGKVRTGIGAGREDVNVSCRGGSRVEIKGVSHTKWIPELTHNESFRQWALLAIREELKKRAINPGAWQISHDFIRFHSFNFNYPPLVAAKRTQHRIMAINLPGFKGILSHFTQPGKMFADELSERLKVIACLDKPNMCHSEEPDPVISKEDWEKVKIMLGSGPEDALVITWGPEEDMKTALETVDERCRMAFTGVPNETRKSFKDGTTIFERVLPGADRMYPDTDSAPIPLEDEYIETLRKRLPEEVIDRYHKMQQWGIPEDTYTYIFKKNLFPLIERIVNELQFKPGFVGTFFGHKLKFVEGHHTPSGTFDYKVIYAIFKFIKEENLDPEIIHKMIPVIYEHPMMEFESVLTTIKFKRHTKSDILNKIPFLAEKFQKIRLSHEKQDAADWIMGQLRPSAIGNVALSELVEEIRKLI; encoded by the coding sequence ATGACGAAGAAATTTGATCCTCGTAAAAACTACGAATCCACTAAAAAGAAGATTGGTTACGTAACGCGCAGGGAAGCCACCCAGAAAGATTATGACCGCATTGGTTTCATGTCAGGCCTTGAAGTGCACCAGCAACTGCTCACCAGGAGGAAGTTGTTTTGTAACTGTCCCGCAGGTGTTTACCACGAAAGTGATGATTTTGACGCCGAACTGATTCGTCACATGCGTCCAACCCTGAGCGAACTGGGTGAATATGACGGCACGGCGCTGATGGAGTTCAGGACGAAAAAAGAGATTATCTACCGGGTAAAAAACGAAACCACCTGCACCTATGAAGTGGATGACACCCCACCATTCCCGCTGAACCGGGAAGCATTGGAAATTGCCATTGAGATTTCCCTTTTATCCAAACTGAATATCGTAGGTGAAGTGCACATAACACGCAAACAATACCTTGATGGGAGCATTCCAACAGGGTTTCAGCGGACAGCCATCATTGGTGTCGAAGGAGAAATTCCATTAAAGCACAAGAAAGTAAGGCTTATCCAACTGAGCATTGAAGAGGATGCCTGCCGCGAGATTTCCGATGTTGGTCATGTGCGTACCTACAAAACCGACCGGCTTGGGATGCCGCTTATCGAAACGGTGACTTACCCTGACTGTGTGAATCCGGACGAAGTGAAAGAGGCCTGTGATTATATCCGCTTTCTGAACCGCAGTACCGGGAAAGTGCGCACCGGCATAGGAGCAGGCAGGGAGGATGTCAACGTCAGTTGCCGCGGAGGATCGCGGGTGGAAATTAAGGGTGTTTCGCATACCAAATGGATTCCCGAACTCACCCACAACGAATCTTTCAGGCAATGGGCGCTGCTGGCCATCAGGGAAGAATTGAAAAAAAGAGCCATCAATCCCGGCGCCTGGCAAATCAGTCACGACTTTATCCGTTTCCATTCTTTCAATTTTAATTATCCACCATTGGTGGCTGCAAAGAGGACACAGCACAGGATCATGGCCATCAACCTGCCGGGTTTTAAGGGTATCCTGTCCCACTTTACCCAACCGGGGAAGATGTTTGCAGACGAGTTGAGCGAACGACTTAAAGTGATTGCCTGCCTGGATAAGCCAAACATGTGTCATTCAGAGGAACCCGATCCGGTCATTTCAAAAGAGGATTGGGAAAAAGTAAAAATCATGCTTGGTTCCGGTCCGGAAGATGCATTGGTCATCACCTGGGGCCCGGAAGAAGATATGAAAACGGCACTTGAAACCGTTGATGAGCGATGCAGGATGGCTTTTACGGGCGTGCCCAACGAAACCCGTAAATCCTTTAAGGATGGAACAACAATCTTTGAACGCGTGCTCCCAGGCGCCGATCGTATGTATCCCGACACCGACTCTGCACCCATCCCACTCGAAGATGAGTACATCGAAACACTCAGGAAAAGACTCCCCGAAGAGGTGATTGACCGGTACCACAAAATGCAGCAATGGGGAATTCCGGAAGATACTTACACATACATCTTCAAGAAAAACCTCTTCCCGCTTATCGAGCGTATTGTGAATGAATTACAGTTTAAGCCGGGATTTGTCGGAACTTTTTTTGGCCATAAACTCAAATTCGTCGAAGGACATCATACCCCTTCCGGAACTTTTGACTATAAAGTGATTTATGCCATCTTTAAATTTATCAAAGAAGAAAACCTTGACCCGGAGATCATCCATAAAATGATACCGGTTATTTATGAACACCCGATGATGGAGTTTGAGTCGGTGCTTACTACAATTAAGTTCAAGCGCCACACAAAGTCAGATATTTTGAACAAGATTCCTTTTCTGGCCGAAAAATTTCAGAAAATAAGGTTGTCTCATGAAAAGCAGGATGCTGCAGACTGGATTATGGGACAACTGAGGCCATCAGCAATTGGAAATGTTGCATTAAGTGAGCTGGTGGAAGAAATAAGGAAGTTGATTTGA
- a CDS encoding glycoside hydrolase family 13 protein, giving the protein MITLPKIKTISRFNLLLVLALFSGFAISAQDFVIQRVEPPFWWTGMKSNDLQLLVWGKNISQTKPEITKSGITISQFKTLESLNYLFLDLKISDNALAGSYPIVFKNGNTKVAEYDFELKLRETGSSQREGFNHADVMCLIFPDRFVNGNPENDSHPAMLEKADRKNPNGRHGGDLQGIKDKLDYIIDLGYTSVWINPVLENNQEKFTYHGYAISDFYRVDPRFGTNEEYLELSRLMHERGLKLIKDMVFNHCGSGHWWMSDLPSHDWINQFDKFTRSNFRGGTVFDPYASEYDRNLFQRGWFDSNMPDLNLDNPYLLNYLIQNSIWWIEYAGLQGIRMDTYPYPSGKAGMAQWAQKVMDEYPNFSIVGEAWLTTPAQVAVWQQGDKLKTGYESALTHVFDFPMYEAFRFAFNETPGWHTGLMRFYDLFSQDFVYQNPQDIVIFADNHDGSRIFSKVNENLNSFKLAMTFLLTTRGIPQVYYGTEILMTGKEEQGHGLMRGDFPGGWNEDERSAFTASGRTDQENEAFDHLRTLLNWRKNKPLIHDGKLIHFIPENNVYVYFRYNDNETVMVILNNNDHEQLLDNARFKEMTGPFNAGKNILDNKEFLLNNLRVPARTGLVLELH; this is encoded by the coding sequence ATGATTACTTTACCAAAAATTAAAACGATCAGCAGGTTTAATCTTTTACTTGTTTTAGCCCTTTTTTCAGGGTTCGCCATTTCGGCTCAGGACTTTGTCATTCAGCGGGTTGAGCCTCCATTCTGGTGGACCGGGATGAAAAGCAATGATCTGCAATTGCTCGTTTGGGGTAAAAATATTTCCCAAACAAAACCTGAAATCACGAAAAGCGGGATCACAATCAGTCAGTTCAAAACGCTTGAAAGTCTGAATTACCTGTTTCTCGACCTCAAAATTTCCGACAATGCCTTAGCCGGATCTTACCCGATTGTTTTCAAAAACGGGAATACAAAAGTGGCTGAATACGATTTCGAGTTGAAATTGCGAGAAACTGGTTCGTCACAAAGAGAGGGTTTCAATCATGCTGATGTGATGTGCCTCATTTTCCCTGATCGTTTTGTTAACGGAAATCCCGAAAATGACAGCCACCCCGCTATGCTCGAAAAAGCCGACCGGAAAAACCCGAATGGAAGGCACGGTGGCGACCTTCAGGGAATCAAAGATAAACTGGATTACATCATCGACCTGGGCTATACATCGGTTTGGATAAACCCGGTACTCGAAAACAACCAGGAAAAATTTACTTACCACGGATATGCCATCAGCGACTTTTACCGCGTTGATCCGCGATTTGGAACCAATGAGGAATATCTTGAACTGTCCCGCCTGATGCATGAAAGAGGGTTGAAGTTGATTAAAGACATGGTGTTTAATCATTGCGGGAGCGGGCACTGGTGGATGAGCGACCTTCCATCACACGACTGGATTAACCAATTCGACAAGTTCACCAGGTCGAATTTCAGGGGGGGGACGGTCTTCGATCCTTATGCTTCGGAGTATGACCGCAATTTGTTTCAGCGGGGGTGGTTCGACAGTAATATGCCCGACCTCAACCTTGATAATCCCTATCTGTTGAACTATCTCATCCAGAACAGCATCTGGTGGATCGAATATGCCGGCCTGCAGGGAATCAGGATGGATACCTACCCCTATCCGTCAGGGAAAGCAGGAATGGCTCAATGGGCGCAAAAAGTCATGGATGAATACCCAAACTTTTCGATTGTAGGCGAAGCATGGCTGACCACGCCGGCACAGGTAGCGGTGTGGCAGCAGGGGGATAAACTGAAAACCGGCTATGAATCGGCACTGACACACGTATTCGACTTCCCGATGTACGAAGCTTTTCGGTTTGCATTTAATGAAACGCCGGGTTGGCACACCGGTTTAATGCGGTTTTACGACCTGTTTTCACAGGATTTTGTTTACCAGAACCCGCAGGATATCGTCATTTTTGCTGATAATCATGATGGCTCGCGCATTTTCAGCAAAGTCAACGAAAACCTGAATAGTTTCAAGCTGGCTATGACGTTCCTGCTCACTACACGCGGTATCCCGCAAGTGTATTATGGCACTGAAATCCTTATGACAGGGAAAGAAGAACAGGGGCATGGATTAATGCGGGGGGATTTCCCCGGTGGCTGGAATGAGGATGAAAGATCCGCGTTCACGGCCAGCGGCCGGACTGACCAGGAAAATGAAGCATTTGATCATTTGCGTACCTTGCTCAACTGGCGCAAAAACAAACCGTTAATCCACGATGGTAAGCTGATACATTTCATTCCGGAAAACAATGTTTATGTTTATTTCAGATACAACGACAATGAAACAGTCATGGTGATATTGAACAACAACGACCATGAACAACTGCTTGATAATGCACGTTTTAAAGAAATGACCGGACCATTTAACGCCGGAAAAAATATTTTGGATAACAAAGAATTTTTACTCAACAACCTCAGAGTACCTGCCAGGACCGGGCTGGTTCTCGAATTGCACTGA
- a CDS encoding organic solvent tolerance protein OstA — protein sequence MAQKKTTIKLVEADKMIGSQSVGEDLNIFTGNVIFEHDSVLLYCDSAVLRSKSNQLNAFKNVHIHVNDTLNLYGDKLDYNGNTRVANITDNVKLVDNKAILTTSWLIYNRNTEIAYYTTHGKIVSDTNELTSRMGYYHTQTKMLYFNKDVVLINPSYRLESDTLVYDTFSDIAYISGPTTIVGDEEFIYAEDGWYETKTGKSRLMINPYVKRKEQFLSGDTIYYDKENSAGTVHGNAFLKDTAQNVIIQGNYVNYRRNDGYAWATQKPWATFVDKSDSLFLHADTLYMAFDSTNKASDLFAYHQCKFYRTDLQGMCDSLNYKFADSTITMFFNPVVWTQENQITAELIKLFSSNRAIDSMWMLNSAFIISSDKFKPNDYNQIKGKNMTAYFDANELHKIIVVGNAETIYFVREENGGLIGINKAFASNMEIRVADRQVTDIYYFDQPDATLYPENEIPPNEIKLRDFKWRINDRPRQKEDIFIWSEESPALRQDGF from the coding sequence ATGGCACAAAAGAAAACAACCATCAAGTTAGTCGAGGCTGACAAGATGATTGGAAGTCAGTCGGTTGGTGAAGACCTGAATATTTTTACCGGGAATGTTATCTTTGAGCACGACAGCGTCCTTCTTTACTGCGACAGTGCTGTTTTACGCAGCAAATCAAACCAATTGAATGCTTTTAAAAATGTGCACATTCATGTAAATGATACACTCAATCTTTATGGCGATAAACTGGATTACAACGGTAACACACGCGTTGCAAACATTACCGACAATGTAAAATTGGTGGACAACAAAGCCATCCTGACAACAAGTTGGCTGATTTATAACCGTAATACTGAAATTGCCTACTACACCACTCATGGTAAAATAGTCAGCGACACCAATGAACTGACCAGCCGCATGGGCTATTATCACACGCAGACGAAAATGCTCTATTTTAACAAGGATGTTGTGTTGATCAATCCAAGCTACCGGCTGGAATCTGATACATTGGTTTACGACACTTTTTCGGATATTGCCTATATATCGGGACCAACTACTATTGTTGGAGACGAAGAGTTTATCTATGCCGAAGATGGATGGTACGAGACAAAAACAGGCAAATCCAGGCTAATGATCAACCCTTATGTGAAGAGAAAAGAACAATTTCTTTCCGGAGACACGATCTACTATGATAAAGAAAATAGTGCAGGAACAGTTCATGGAAACGCCTTTCTGAAAGATACTGCGCAAAATGTGATCATCCAGGGAAATTATGTGAACTACCGCCGCAACGACGGTTATGCCTGGGCAACCCAAAAACCCTGGGCTACTTTTGTGGATAAAAGCGACAGCTTGTTTTTGCATGCTGATACTCTCTATATGGCCTTCGACAGTACCAACAAGGCCAGCGATCTGTTTGCCTATCATCAATGTAAGTTTTACAGAACTGATCTGCAGGGCATGTGCGACTCGCTCAACTATAAGTTTGCCGATTCCACCATCACCATGTTCTTTAATCCTGTAGTCTGGACACAGGAAAACCAGATCACGGCTGAGTTGATAAAGCTTTTTTCTTCAAACAGGGCCATCGACTCGATGTGGATGCTCAACTCGGCCTTCATCATTTCATCCGACAAATTTAAACCCAATGATTATAACCAGATCAAAGGGAAAAATATGACGGCCTATTTTGATGCTAATGAACTTCATAAAATAATCGTTGTGGGGAATGCGGAAACCATTTATTTTGTCAGGGAGGAGAATGGTGGTTTGATCGGAATCAATAAAGCTTTCGCATCGAATATGGAAATCAGAGTTGCTGACAGACAGGTGACCGACATTTACTATTTTGATCAACCCGATGCCACCCTTTATCCCGAAAATGAGATTCCGCCAAACGAAATCAAACTCCGCGACTTTAAATGGAGGATCAACGATCGGCCACGGCAAAAAGAGGATATTTTTATCTGGTCGGAAGAGTCGCCGGCATTAAGGCAGGATGGGTTTTAG
- a CDS encoding SPOR domain-containing protein gives MSIKQNKPFIFVLAFLVFISVLVLVYFQVFSPAARFERLVGKADACFASGQFEEAGELYHEALKLRPGADYPVSQALKTDSISTANHKARLYKLTLSKADSLFVFKDYVNARASYLESLQFNPGDDYPVHQLKLIESILAEESPKDVLVSGSYHIVAGVFDNIENAEKMVQQLKEKGLNPLIIHRPESGMKAVAFGFFTDIHQAYNNLAQARREINTEAWVIYHREK, from the coding sequence ATGTCCATTAAACAAAATAAGCCATTCATCTTCGTTTTAGCGTTCCTGGTTTTTATTTCTGTGCTTGTTTTAGTCTATTTCCAGGTTTTTAGTCCTGCTGCAAGATTTGAAAGATTGGTCGGAAAAGCGGATGCCTGCTTTGCTTCCGGACAGTTTGAAGAGGCTGGTGAGCTTTACCATGAAGCATTAAAACTAAGACCCGGTGCAGATTATCCCGTCAGCCAGGCGCTCAAAACGGACAGCATATCGACGGCCAATCATAAAGCAAGGCTCTATAAACTGACGTTGTCGAAGGCCGACAGCCTTTTTGTTTTTAAAGATTACGTAAATGCACGCGCCAGCTACCTCGAATCACTTCAATTCAATCCTGGCGATGATTATCCCGTTCACCAGTTAAAACTGATTGAGTCAATTCTTGCTGAAGAATCGCCGAAAGATGTGCTGGTAAGTGGGAGCTATCATATCGTAGCAGGGGTGTTCGATAACATCGAAAATGCTGAAAAGATGGTACAGCAATTAAAGGAAAAAGGCCTTAATCCGTTGATTATACACCGCCCTGAATCCGGAATGAAGGCGGTTGCCTTTGGTTTTTTTACAGACATTCACCAGGCATACAACAACCTGGCGCAGGCCAGGAGAGAAATCAATACCGAAGCATGGGTGATTTACCACCGGGAAAAATAA